The genomic window CAGGAACCTTTGTATTGTGCTAATTGTATGGACGTACGGAACGCCTTACCTAATGAAGCCTTTAGTTATATTCATATTGATCAGGCTAAGGGTAATTATAAAACCTATCATAGAAAACATAATGACCAATTTTACGAATTCTGGACTGAACCTCAATTGGGCTTAGGTTCGCACGGATGGCTGATCTTACATCCGCAAGGAAATATTGCCTACGAAGCTGCTCCGTTTTATGATCAGGAGTCCTTACAATTTACACAATCTTTGGGCGGAATTAAATATCTGGCTGCCTCACATCCGCACGGATATGGTGCCTTATGGCAACTACAGGAAGCTTTTGATCCTATGCTGATGATTCATAAAGATGATTTACAACATACCAAAGCTTTCAAGGTGACCCAACCTATGGATGACCATTTGGAACTGAACGGTAATTTTATTTTTGATCGGTTAGGCGGACATTATGACGGGCAAACTTCGCTGTATGTAAAAGATCAGCAGTTATTTTTTATCGGGGATGCCTTAAAAATTGAATTCGAAAATGAGAAACCAGTAGCTTTAAGTTGTCATAAGGGTTTTCATTATAGCATCCCACTAACCCTTGAAGAACTAAAAAAATACATCGAAATCTTTAGCCGGTATGATTTTCAAAGTGTCATCACCCCTTTTGAGCTGGGACATCCGATCGACCAACAGACCGCAGTTTTATTATTTAAACATTTGATTGAAATCGGGCCACATACCCAACCCGTACCTATTCACACATTAAAAGAAAAATATGTTAGAAAAAGCACTACAACTATATAAAGAACATTTACCCGAAGGCTATCTGGAAAACTTTAGGATCGATAGCATAGACCATTTAGGGGTTCCTATTTATGATACCACTCTATATACCGATCAGGGGAAAGATATGTTTAACGGAGTGGGTTACGGTAAAACTCCGGTCGAAGCCGAAATCGGAGCCTTTGGAGAATTATATGAAGGATATTACAACACCAAAAACGTAAAAAATCTTTCTAAAAAAGAAGCTTCATATCGTGAAATGATTACTGAATTTGGAGAGAAAAATATAATTGATCCGCTTACCCTGGTTTTGTCAGCAGGTTCTACCTATAGTCCTGAATTACCTCTGCAATGGACACAAATCCAGCATTGGACAACAAAGAAAAGTGTGTGGGTTCCCGTAGAATTTATAAGTAATCGAAACGGCGATACGTATTATGACAATCAGTTAATCCGATCGATTACCAATGGTTGCGGAGCAGGAGATACCTGGGAAAGAGCCGTTTTACATGGAGTATTGGAATTACTACAACGGGATGGGAATGCAGACAGTTTTAGGGCTTTGGATAAAGGAAAAGTGATTGAACTGGATCAGGTAGATGAAGAAGTTAAAGAATTATTACAAGATTTACGTAGCAAAGGATTAGAAGTTATCCCAAAATTGGCCCGGATTACTGCAGGTTGCATAAGTGTATATGCCGTAGGCCTAGATTCTTCTCAGGAAGACTTTTCCTTAAGTGCAGCGGCTTGCGGAGAAGCGGCAGACCCAAGTTATAACGTAGCCCTACGAAAAGCCATTCTGGAATGTGCTTCTTCACATACCCGAAAATTATTTGCCCATAGTCCGTACCAGCGTAAAAAGCAAATTGTACCAGAAGGGTACTGGGAACGTAATGTGGAAGCAATTAATTTGGACAGCGAAGAAAATCGGGCTTTAAAAGCAATGACCAACTGGATTTCTTCGGATAAAAAATATATTGAAGAATTACTTCAAGATACAGTGTATAGCCAAAAAGAAACCGTAAAAGCCTCTTCTTTACCTGATTTTAAATTTGATAATTTAAAAGATAAACTGGAATATGTTATTTCTAAATTAAAAGAAGAAGATTTGGAAGTGTACTATTTACCTTGTACTTCTGAAGATGCCCCTATCAAAGTGGCAAAAGTAGTAATTCCAGGTATCGAAATGGAATTGGGGAGTTACCATCGTATTGGATATCGGGGTATCAAACGACTATTAGAAGAGAATAGTGAATTGATTAGTAATACACCGGGAGAAGGAAAGTTACAAATACTAGTATCGCAAGAACAGCAAATTGCATTAGGGCAACCGTATTTCCTGGAAGTAAATAAACTAGACGAAATCATTGATCCATTATATCCTTTGTATCGCGAACCTACGGCAAACGCTGCACCTTTAGCATTGGAGACTAATTATTTTGATAATTAAAACGAGTTTGGTAAAAATGATGTGTAAAGTAACAGTTGAACGTTCCAAAGCAGCGCTTTGAAATCTTTTTTCATAAGTGTAAGATTTATTTTGCGTTAAAAATTTTTGAAGCCTTGGAAAAAATTTAGCAAAATGAATCTGGTTTTTGGTGAAGCCAAAAAACACCTTGAAAAAAGCGTCTTTTCTTTTGTTTCGATTTCTCTTGTATCCGACGAACGGAGTGAGAGGAATACATAGCAAAGAAAATGATAAAATGTTCTAGGTACTGAAACTTTTAATCTATTGAAAATGAAGATTTTAATTAAAAATTAGATTTAAAAAAATTAAACTATGGCGTTACGCTATGCATATAATACTAACGGATGTAACAATCACCGGCTTTATGATGCTTTGGATTTAATTGCCGAAGCAGGCTACAGCGGTATTGCCTTAACCCTAGACTGGCATCATTTGGATCCGTTTGCTGATAATTGGGAAATTCAAACGCAAAAATTAAAGAGACGCCTGGACGAATTAGGATTAGGAAGTGTGATTGAAACCGGTGCACGGTTTCTACTAAACCCAAAACAAAAACATGAACCAACGCTGATCAACCCAACTCAAGAGGGAAGAGCTTACCGGGTTCGGTTTTTAAAAAGGGCTGTATACATTGCAAAAATATTAGAAAGTGAAACCGTTTCCTTTTGGGCAGGAGTTTTATCTGATGATGTTAGTAAAGAAGAGGGCTTAAGTTACTTAAAAGAAGGAATTACCGAAGTAGCCAAGTATGCATCAGAACAAGGTGTAGTAATTTCTGTAGAACCAGAACCAGGAATGTTAGTAGAAACCATTGCAGATTATCATCAGCTAATCAAAGACATCCCATACCCTATAAAATTAGCTTTGGATATCGGACATGTTTGGGTGACCGGAGAAATGGAACCTATAGAAGTTATTAAAGAACACGCAGCAAACGCAGGTACCATTAGTATTGAAGGAATGCAAAAAGGAATTCACGTACACCTTCCTTTAAACCAAGGCGATATGGATGTAGTAGGAATTGTAAAAAAATTAGAAGAAATGAAGTACCCAAACCTGGTTTGTGTAGAATTATCCCGTGAAGGTCATCGTGCACATTTGGCTATCACTGAAAGTATGCAGTTTTTAATGGAAATAGCATCTAAACAAATAGAGGTATGAGAATATGTTTTGTATCCCGAAGGTATTTTCCGGCTATTTCCGGAATGAGTATTTATGCCCAAAATTTGACAAAACACCTGGCGGAACTGGGACACGAAGTCGTGATGATCAGTCAGTACCGCGAAGATAAAGAGGGGGTTTATATCTACGGGGGCGGACCTCCACCGGTAGAAAACTGGATGAAAACCTATGGCTTACGTTCGCTAGGCGAAGAAGTTACCGGGCAGGACGAACCGGCAGATTTTGAACGGGATATGAAAGAAATGATCGATACTGCGCTTAAACTACATCAAGAAGAACCCTTTGACCTAGTACACGCCCAATATATGTATCCAACGGGCCTGGCAGCCCTAGAAATCAGCAAACAATTAGATATCCCAAATGTAGTTTCGATTCAAGGGGGTGACGGGCATTGGGTAGGTACCTGTTGCAGTACCCATAAGCATGCGATTGATGCGGTATTACAACACGCGATGAGTTTAATTATTGGGTGTGATAGTTTCGCCAGAGAGGTTAGCGAACGTCATGACATTCCGATAGACCGTTTTACCATTATTTCCGGGGCAGTGGATTTGGATCGATTTACTACGGTAGCAAAAGATCCGGATCGTAAACGAAATAAATTGTTATACCATGGTCGAGTTGATAGCCGTAAAGGAGCCTTGGACTTAGTGTACGCCTGTGATATTTTACGAAAGCGAAACATTGATTTTCATCTGACTATTTCCGGTATCGGACCGGATTTGGATGCCTCCCGAGAGTTGGTTGAAAAATTAAAAATGAACGATCAGGTTTCCTTTTTAGGTAGGGTAGGATATAGCGAAGTAAATAAAGTATACCAGGATCAGGATATTTTTGTATCCCCCTCGTATGCCGAAGGATTCTCCAATACAATTCTGGAAGCTATGGCCACCAAACTTCCTATTGTTGCTACGGAGGTAGTAGGTATCCAGGATTGCCTGGAACACAATGTGAATGCACTTCTTTGCCAACCTGGAAATCACAAGGCTCTGGCAGATTGTATCGAGAAATTATTAAAAGATCATCAATTACAGGATCGATTATTAGAAAGAGCTTATACGGATGTGATGGAGAAATATTCCTGGAAGGTGGTGGTCAAGAAAGTCGAAAAAGAGTACCAACGGGTACTAACCCAAAAAGTAGATACGAATTGGGATCAGCTTTACGAAATTGCAGACGAACGTGAAGATGCGGATTTAAGTTGTCGTTTTAGGAAAGTGCCGCATTTGTTGTAGGATGTATAAAGAATATAACGGAATATTTGTAAATTTAAATAAATTATAGGATTATGAAATCTGTTACAGTTCAACTTTCAGACTTTGAATATAGTCAATTAGGATTAAGTAAAAGTACTATACCTTTTTCTGAACTGATTGAAATTATCGGAAAGAAAATTACAAAACAAACCTTGGAAAAAAGTGTTCAATTAGCGAATCAATACGGACTTTCAAAAATGACAATGGAAGAGATTGACAAAGAAGTTAGAACTGTCCGGAATGCAAATAATAATACTTAATATTACTCAAAGCGTATAGAGATATCTAACTGACCGCCTAAACCTTTATCAATAATACGTTGTAAGGTAGAAAATCTAATATCTTTTAAATTTCTTTCTAGTTTTGAAATATATGATTTATTTGTTCCCGCCAGTTCTGCCAGTTGTTCCTGAGTAAGTCCTTGTTTCTCTCTCGCTTGCTGAATTAATACGCCAATTTTAAAAGTTTTATAATCAGTTTCAAAATCTTTTCTTGCTTCTGTTCCTTTTACACCTACTTCTTCATTTATAAATTGATCAAGACTGGTCAAATTTTTATTCTCTATCTTCATAATATTCTCTTTTAATTCGTTCTGCACGTTCGATCTCTTTTTTACTGGTTTTTTGGTTTTCTTTTGATAACCCTGACAAATAACTACTATGTTGTCCAAGTCGAAAAAGCAAAAAACTCTAAAAATATTATTTCCTACTTGCACTTTGATTTCATATAGTCCACTAGTGTTTTTAAGGTGCTTTAAATAGGTCTCAGGAATTTTATCTAGTTCCTCAATTACTTGTAAGGTCCAGAGTATTTTGTATTTTACTTTCTCATTTTATGCTTTATAAAATACTTTGAAATAATCTTTGAAAAAATAAAGTTCCCTTTTTTTAATCATATAGTAAATATAATAAATGTAGTCTTATTGGACTACATTTTAAAGTTAATTATAAGAGTAGAACGGTATAGGTTTAATGTTAAATACTTTGTATAAGTAGTATTTATACCATTTCATTTACGGAAAAAATAACCGATATATTCTTAAGTTTTTAATTGTTTAATAAAGTACATCCCCTAAAAACAATTCAACTATATTTTGCAAGTAAATAATTTTATCAAAAGTTAAACTTACAATGAATATTCTTGCTATTTCTCCTCATTTGGATGATGCGGTATTTTCCGTTGGGGGTCTTTTACATAAAGCAGTAAAGAAAGGCTGGGATTGTTCGGTAATTACTTGTTTTACGGAATCTGTTTTACATCCTACTGGTTTTGCTTTACAGTGTCAAACGGATAAAGGTTTGGCCATAGAAGTGGATTATATGAAATTGCGAAGGCAAGAGGATAAAGAAGCCTGTAAACTTTTAGGTTTGGATTATCAATGGTTGTCATTTAAGGAAGCCCCACACCGGGGTTATATGGAACCGAAAGCTTTATTTCAACAACTATTACCAGAAGATACCATTCATCATGATTTGGAGAAGAAACTTAATACTATAATTTGTGAGAAAAAGCCGGACATAATTTTATTTCCTTACGGAATTGGAAATCATGTAGATCACCAACAGGTGGTGAAAGCTGTTAAAAACCTTAAACAGGAATTTCCCAAAATCCGTTTTTACCAGTGGTTTGATGAACCATATTATTCAAAAGTCACCAATTCTAAGGAATTTAAAGAACAAACTACACGATTTGAAATGGATAAAGAATTACTAAATATAAAAGCTTTAGAATTTAATGTAACCTCTGAATTTGAAGAGAAAGCCTTAGCTTGTAAAGCCTATACGTCTCAATTTAACTTTCAGTTTAAAGAAGAACGTTTACTGTATGAAGTTTTTGACTTCGCTAGAAATGATACTGGTTCAGGTTCAAGATATGTAGAACGTTTGGTTCAAAGTTAATAATATCTTTAACTTCAATCCATATCCAACGATAAGACCTCATCATCACCTTCATCTAATTCTAAAGCGGGAATACTTTGAATGGCACTTCCGGCAATTCCTTTAATGGAAGCGTGCATTCCGATGGCGTTGTTGATGACTTTGTCGATTTGTTTTTCACGCTGTTTCCAGATACGATTCATCGCGTTTTTTTCTTTTTGAAGGTCTAATTGCATTTGGGTAAAGCCTTCAACAATCCCTTCCATTTGCAAACGAAATTCGCTACTGGTTAAAAAATCGTACAATAACCCCATTTTATCCCCACGATTTTCCTGATTTTGTTTAATTCTACTCCATTGTACGATAGATTGGCGTAGGACAGCGCATAGACCTTTAAATTCTTCATAAGTACAAATCCAGATACCTTCCCTAAGTTCCATTCGATCCATATCTGACGGAGTTGCTTGAGTAACCAGAACCCCAATCGTTGCATTACGTTCCCGAAGGTCATTTTTAAACTTGTCAATCCAGCTGAATTGAAAGGTTTTGGTTCGTTTACTTTCATAGTAAATGATACCACAATTTACCTGTTCTCTAGTATTTACAACTTGTAAACAATCCGCGCCATTAACTCCCTTTTTAATTTCGTTAATAGTATCCAGAGGGAACTGAGAGGTTAGCCACTCTTCAATAGCTAATTCCATGGCTTCCCCTTGTAATTGCGTAGAGCCTTGTTCTTGTTTACGGCGCATTTCTTCCGTCAGGCTTTTTTGTTGGTCTAATTGTATTTGAAGTTCCTTTATTTTTAATTCGTGGCTTGCTGCTTCCTGTCGTTTGATCTTTTCTTTTGCTTCTTGTAATTGTAGGCTTAGTTCTTTTTGAGCTTCTAGTTTGGCAACCTCTGCAGCTTCGTTTTTTTCTCTTTTTAAACGTTCAATTTCGGCTTCCTTTTTTAATAAATCTTTTACCTTTTCGGATTTTTCTGCCAACTCTTCCTGCATTTCCCTTAATTGCTCCCGGCTATCTTCTGCTAATTTTGTTTTGATACGCAGCTCGATCTCTTCTCGATCTTTTTTACGTTGGTCTTCTAATTTTTGAGTAAATTCTGCGTACGCTTTTTTCTTACGCTCCTCAAATTCTTGTTGTTGTTTAAAGAAAGTAGCTTCCCGTAATTCCTGTTCTTTTTGTAATTCTTGTTCTTTTTCCTGCTGTTTTTTAGCAAGTGCAACTTCTTTCTCCCTTTGTTGCTGAATCAAAAGGTTTTTTTCTTTGATAAATTCTTGCCGCATACCTTCTTCAATCTGATGTTTCAGAATGTCATTGACATCAATTTGCGTAGCACAGTTCGGGCATTGTATCGTGGTACTATTATTCATAGCAAAACAAAATTCGGTTAAAACTACAAGATACTACGGCTCATTTAAAAAGCATAGTTTTTCCTGAAATTTCTGGAAAGATTCCGAATACTAACAATTAGAAATTAGTGGTGAAATTTTTGTGAAGATGATGTGGGAAAGGAATTTACGGTTTAGCTATGAACAGTACGAAAGTAAATTGGCGTTTACTTTCTGCTACGTATAAAGCAAAATCTTTTTATTTTTTCTTTTCCTTGTTTAAAGCTAAATCCCAAAGATTTTGCGGAAATCATAAAAATACACAAACCCTGCGATTAAGCCAGAAGTCCGTATTATTTATAGGTTGTATTGTGAGCAGTTTTTATTTAGAATTTGCTTATTACAAAAGGAAATTCTCTAATCCCTATCATTTCAGGATTTTGAGTATTATTAGTTTTTGCCAAAACTTCAATAGTAGTCAAAAACATTAATTCATTTATTTTCATTGTTTGTAGATGGTTTTGCCTACTCAAATGCCAATTTTTGCCAATTTGTAATAATGAACTAGAATAAATAAAATTCGATGCTTCTTCATTTAAACCACAAGCCAGACAAATTACTAATCCATTATCACAGTTTTTAACCTGCTCTAGGTAAAGTTCTTTTGACTTTTCCCGACTCAATGGGTTTCTAAAAGTTCCTCCATCACGAAATGTGGGTACTTTATTAGATAAATCTACCGTTTCAATATTTGATATTTTGCTTCTACAACTTTCAAGGATAATTATCTGTTTTTTAAAACTGAAATCCAACTGTCCCGCTTTAATGATTTCATTTTCATTTATTTGAAAAAGTTGATTATTTTCCTTAGTAGCACCATGACCAATAAGAACAACAACTCCAAATTCTTTTTCAGAATTTTTGGTTGCGGATTTTAAATCTTCGGTAGTAGGTTGGTTAAGAACTATAATTTCTTCTTTTTCGTAAGCTCCCCCGGATTTATCATTAAAAAAAGTCCAATATAATTTAGAAAACCTTTTAAAAAGTTCTGTTTGTACATCATTATGTGGGTGTCCAGTTATTATAAAAACTTTTCTTTCCATTTAGTCTATTCTGATTGATTCTGTAAATTGCTCACAACAAGTAAATAAACTTTACTAAGTGACAAATATCACTTTAGATATAATAGTAATCAAGTCTTATCGTATAGTTTCAATAAACTGTTTAATACTAGCTACCCCGTTATCTGTTAGATTTTTTATAAATGCCGAACCTATAATAGCTCCTTTTCCGGTTTTAGTGGCTTGCCGAAAGGTTTCGGCATCTTTAATACCAAAACCTACTACTTGTGGAGCTTTTAAATTCATATTGGCAATACGTTTAAAATAGGTCTCCTGGGTATTTCCAAAACCGGACGTACCACCAGTGACACTTGCTGAACTCACCATATAAATAAATCCGTTAGAAACACTATCAATAAATCGAATACGTTCTTCGGAAGTTTGTGGAGTGATCAGAAATACATTAATCAAACCGTATTTCTCAAAAGTGTCCTGGTAGTGTTCGTGATATTCATTTACTGGAAGGTCGGGGATAATTAGTCCGTCAATACCAATTTCCTGACATTTTTTACAAAAAGCTTCTACACCATATTGCATCATGGGATTAAAGTAGCCCATCATGATAAGCGGGATGGAAACTGTTTTCCGGATATCTTTTAATTGCTCAAAAAGAAGTTGGGTTGTCATTCCGTTTTTTAAAGCAGCGGTTGAACTTTCCTGAATGGTAGGCCCGTCAGCTAAGGGATCACTAAAAGGCAATCCGATTTCAATCATATCTACCCCGTTTTCTTCCAGGTCTTCAATAATTTTTTTGGTATCATGTAACGAAGGATATCCGGCGGTAAAATAAATGGATAATAACTTTTTGTCTTCGTTTAATTTTGTGTTTATTCTGTTCATTTGTCTTTGGTACAAAGTGTCAAGAATTAAGTACAAAGTATCATCTTAATATTTTGTACTTAATACATTATCAGAGTTTAAAATAATCAATATACGTATTCAAATCTTTATCTCCCCGTCCGGATAGGTTGATGACTACGATATCCTCAGGTTTAAATTTCTTGTCTTCAAAAATAGCCAGGGCATGAGAGGTTTCGATGGCTGGGATGATCCCTTCTAATTGCGATAATTCTAATCCGGCGGTCATAGCATCATCATCTGTTACCGAAAAGAACTCCCCACGCCCGGAACGGTGTAAATGCGAATGTAGCGGCCCTACACCCGGGTAATCCAATCCAGCTGAAATGGAATAGGGTTCGGTAATTTGTCCGTCAGGCGTTTGCATTAATAAGGTTTTGCATCCGTGGATAATCCCTTCTTTTCCTAATTGTGAAGTAGCGGCACTTTCGCCACTATCCACTCCTTTTCCAGCAGCTTCTACAGCAATAATCACAACGCTCGGCTCTTCTAAGAAATGGTAATAGGTGCCGGCAGCGTTACTACCTCCACCAATACAGGCTACCACGTAATCGGGTAGTTCTCTTCCTTCTTTTTCTTGTAACTGCCATTTAATCTCTTTAGATATAATAGACTGAAAACGGGTAACCATATCTGGGTAAGGATGCGGGCCAATGGCCGAACCGATAATATAATGTGTATCTACCGGGTTGTTAATCCAGTCCCGGATAGCTTCATTTGTAGCATCTTTAAGCGTTCTGCTTCCGGACATAGCCGGGCGAACTTCAGCACCAAGCATTTTCATTCGGGCGACATTGGGGGCTTGACGTTTGATATCAATAGCGCCCATATATACAATACATTCAATACCCATTAATGCGCAAACGGTAGCAGTGGCAACTCCGTGCTGACCCGCCCCGGTTTCGGCAATAATGCGGTTTTTACCTAGTTTTTTTGCCATTAAGATTTGACCAATCGTATTGTTGACTTTATGTGCTCCGGTATGGCAAAGGTCTTCACGTTTTAGGTATACTTTTGTCTTGTATTTTTCGGATAATCGTTTTGCGAAATATAATGGGGTGGGGCGGCCCACGTAATCTTTTAATAACTGATCGAACTCTTCCTGAAACGAAGGTTCGTTCATAATACGCAAATAATTAGCCCGTAATTCTTCTACATTAGGATATAACATTTCAGGAATATAGGCTCCGCCAAAATCCCCGTAATATCCTTTTTCATTTACATTATATGTCATAGCTTATTTTTTTAGATAGGGTTTTAAGTATTTACCAATACCAAATAAAATTCTGTCGGTATAATAGAGATAATCTTCGGGATTAGGTTTATTAGCAAGTACGTTTTCAGTAATCCAATCTTTATAATCTGAGATGGCTTTTGAATTCTGTTTACTAAAATGTTCGGAATAGGCATATTCTCCAGTGTTAGAAGTGTTTTGGTAATATTTAAAAGCCCTAAGAATATGTTGATCGATAATGGGCTCTTTATCAGGTGATTTCAGTTTTCTTCCGAATTGGTGAAAAATCTGCCCTGTTTTTTTACTTTTTTCATGATCCTTATTTAACAACCCGTTTATAATATGTTTTTCTTTTCCTAAATCCCCATTTTTCCATAACATAGAAAGCATCAGTTTTTCTCTTGGTGTCAATTTAAGATCATTACTCGAACCAATTAAAGAAGCTAGTTCCTGATTACTTTCATCTCTAAAGTAATCCAAATCTTCGTCATTAAATCGAAATGCAATCCTGGGGTATTTTTTGATATCGATAAAGTTTTTTTTGTCTAATTTATTCTTTAATTCTTTTTCCCAATCTTCTAACTGTTCGCAATTTGTAGATTTTTCTATAATCTTAAAAGATTCAATAATACATTCTTTAAATTCCATAGCTATCAAATCAAACCAAATCCCTACGAATATGGATATTAGTTAAAAAGTGTTTTACTTTATCTATATTTTTTAATCCGGGTTCGTCTTCCAGTTTACTATTTACATCAATGGCATAAATAGGTAAATTGGTTTTTAGTAACAATCGGATTTGGTCAATTTCATCTAATCCTATCCCACCACTTAGAATAAATGGAGTAGAAGACGGGTACTTGTTTAAAACCGTCCAGTCAAAGGTATATCCATTCCCTCCTTTTTCTTTGCCCTT from Aquimarina sp. ERC-38 includes these protein-coding regions:
- a CDS encoding YcaO-like family protein, with protein sequence MLEKALQLYKEHLPEGYLENFRIDSIDHLGVPIYDTTLYTDQGKDMFNGVGYGKTPVEAEIGAFGELYEGYYNTKNVKNLSKKEASYREMITEFGEKNIIDPLTLVLSAGSTYSPELPLQWTQIQHWTTKKSVWVPVEFISNRNGDTYYDNQLIRSITNGCGAGDTWERAVLHGVLELLQRDGNADSFRALDKGKVIELDQVDEEVKELLQDLRSKGLEVIPKLARITAGCISVYAVGLDSSQEDFSLSAAACGEAADPSYNVALRKAILECASSHTRKLFAHSPYQRKKQIVPEGYWERNVEAINLDSEENRALKAMTNWISSDKKYIEELLQDTVYSQKETVKASSLPDFKFDNLKDKLEYVISKLKEEDLEVYYLPCTSEDAPIKVAKVVIPGIEMELGSYHRIGYRGIKRLLEENSELISNTPGEGKLQILVSQEQQIALGQPYFLEVNKLDEIIDPLYPLYREPTANAAPLALETNYFDN
- a CDS encoding sugar phosphate isomerase/epimerase family protein, producing the protein MALRYAYNTNGCNNHRLYDALDLIAEAGYSGIALTLDWHHLDPFADNWEIQTQKLKRRLDELGLGSVIETGARFLLNPKQKHEPTLINPTQEGRAYRVRFLKRAVYIAKILESETVSFWAGVLSDDVSKEEGLSYLKEGITEVAKYASEQGVVISVEPEPGMLVETIADYHQLIKDIPYPIKLALDIGHVWVTGEMEPIEVIKEHAANAGTISIEGMQKGIHVHLPLNQGDMDVVGIVKKLEEMKYPNLVCVELSREGHRAHLAITESMQFLMEIASKQIEV
- a CDS encoding glycosyltransferase family 4 protein, which produces MRICFVSRRYFPAISGMSIYAQNLTKHLAELGHEVVMISQYREDKEGVYIYGGGPPPVENWMKTYGLRSLGEEVTGQDEPADFERDMKEMIDTALKLHQEEPFDLVHAQYMYPTGLAALEISKQLDIPNVVSIQGGDGHWVGTCCSTHKHAIDAVLQHAMSLIIGCDSFAREVSERHDIPIDRFTIISGAVDLDRFTTVAKDPDRKRNKLLYHGRVDSRKGALDLVYACDILRKRNIDFHLTISGIGPDLDASRELVEKLKMNDQVSFLGRVGYSEVNKVYQDQDIFVSPSYAEGFSNTILEAMATKLPIVATEVVGIQDCLEHNVNALLCQPGNHKALADCIEKLLKDHQLQDRLLERAYTDVMEKYSWKVVVKKVEKEYQRVLTQKVDTNWDQLYEIADEREDADLSCRFRKVPHLL
- a CDS encoding helix-turn-helix domain-containing protein; protein product: MKIENKNLTSLDQFINEEVGVKGTEARKDFETDYKTFKIGVLIQQAREKQGLTQEQLAELAGTNKSYISKLERNLKDIRFSTLQRIIDKGLGGQLDISIRFE
- a CDS encoding PIG-L deacetylase family protein — its product is MNILAISPHLDDAVFSVGGLLHKAVKKGWDCSVITCFTESVLHPTGFALQCQTDKGLAIEVDYMKLRRQEDKEACKLLGLDYQWLSFKEAPHRGYMEPKALFQQLLPEDTIHHDLEKKLNTIICEKKPDIILFPYGIGNHVDHQQVVKAVKNLKQEFPKIRFYQWFDEPYYSKVTNSKEFKEQTTRFEMDKELLNIKALEFNVTSEFEEKALACKAYTSQFNFQFKEERLLYEVFDFARNDTGSGSRYVERLVQS
- a CDS encoding DUF2130 domain-containing protein yields the protein MNNSTTIQCPNCATQIDVNDILKHQIEEGMRQEFIKEKNLLIQQQREKEVALAKKQQEKEQELQKEQELREATFFKQQQEFEERKKKAYAEFTQKLEDQRKKDREEIELRIKTKLAEDSREQLREMQEELAEKSEKVKDLLKKEAEIERLKREKNEAAEVAKLEAQKELSLQLQEAKEKIKRQEAASHELKIKELQIQLDQQKSLTEEMRRKQEQGSTQLQGEAMELAIEEWLTSQFPLDTINEIKKGVNGADCLQVVNTREQVNCGIIYYESKRTKTFQFSWIDKFKNDLRERNATIGVLVTQATPSDMDRMELREGIWICTYEEFKGLCAVLRQSIVQWSRIKQNQENRGDKMGLLYDFLTSSEFRLQMEGIVEGFTQMQLDLQKEKNAMNRIWKQREKQIDKVINNAIGMHASIKGIAGSAIQSIPALELDEGDDEVLSLDMD
- the trpA gene encoding tryptophan synthase subunit alpha → MNRINTKLNEDKKLLSIYFTAGYPSLHDTKKIIEDLEENGVDMIEIGLPFSDPLADGPTIQESSTAALKNGMTTQLLFEQLKDIRKTVSIPLIMMGYFNPMMQYGVEAFCKKCQEIGIDGLIIPDLPVNEYHEHYQDTFEKYGLINVFLITPQTSEERIRFIDSVSNGFIYMVSSASVTGGTSGFGNTQETYFKRIANMNLKAPQVVGFGIKDAETFRQATKTGKGAIIGSAFIKNLTDNGVASIKQFIETIR
- the trpB gene encoding tryptophan synthase subunit beta, whose translation is MTYNVNEKGYYGDFGGAYIPEMLYPNVEELRANYLRIMNEPSFQEEFDQLLKDYVGRPTPLYFAKRLSEKYKTKVYLKREDLCHTGAHKVNNTIGQILMAKKLGKNRIIAETGAGQHGVATATVCALMGIECIVYMGAIDIKRQAPNVARMKMLGAEVRPAMSGSRTLKDATNEAIRDWINNPVDTHYIIGSAIGPHPYPDMVTRFQSIISKEIKWQLQEKEGRELPDYVVACIGGGSNAAGTYYHFLEEPSVVIIAVEAAGKGVDSGESAATSQLGKEGIIHGCKTLLMQTPDGQITEPYSISAGLDYPGVGPLHSHLHRSGRGEFFSVTDDDAMTAGLELSQLEGIIPAIETSHALAIFEDKKFKPEDIVVINLSGRGDKDLNTYIDYFKL